The following are encoded together in the Pseudomonas sediminis genome:
- a CDS encoding GNAT family N-acetyltransferase codes for MQIELLPTTAEQLPLIRNLYQFYSYDSSDWEQEDVEVDGRFYIHEEHLQRYWQEAGWSASLILADGFIAGFLLVERSELPAIDAPEFADLFILKRYRRLGIGRALVQQAMGDGSTWLLRFYRQDEVALAFWQQLMSELPRPPRAVWTEDEADGLLTYLINPPVH; via the coding sequence ATGCAGATCGAACTGCTACCCACCACCGCCGAGCAATTACCGCTGATCCGCAATCTTTATCAGTTCTACTCCTACGACAGCTCGGACTGGGAGCAGGAGGACGTCGAGGTCGATGGTCGTTTCTACATTCATGAAGAACACCTGCAGCGCTATTGGCAGGAGGCGGGCTGGAGCGCCAGCCTGATCCTGGCTGATGGGTTCATCGCCGGTTTTCTGCTGGTCGAGCGCAGCGAACTACCCGCCATCGATGCACCGGAATTCGCCGATTTGTTCATCCTCAAGCGCTACCGCCGACTGGGTATCGGTCGTGCACTGGTGCAGCAGGCGATGGGCGACGGCAGCACCTGGTTGTTGCGCTTCTACCGCCAGGACGAGGTGGCCCTGGCTTTCTGGCAACAGTTGATGAGCGAGTTGCCAAGACCGCCGAGGGCGGTCTGGACGGAAGATGAGGCAGACGGACTGCTGACCTATCTGATCAACCCGCCCGTGCATTGA
- a CDS encoding YdcH family protein translates to MHVDHHPLVHDFPDLRNELQRLRQSDEQFSRQAEEYEALDKRICRIEDGIELLDDVTLSALKLNRVALKDELARQLKRASGQCCGCGNGCKG, encoded by the coding sequence ATGCACGTCGACCACCATCCGTTGGTTCATGACTTTCCCGACCTGCGCAACGAGCTGCAGCGCCTGCGCCAGAGCGATGAACAGTTCTCACGCCAGGCTGAAGAGTATGAAGCGCTGGACAAGCGCATCTGCCGAATAGAAGACGGTATCGAGTTGCTCGATGACGTCACCCTCAGCGCGTTGAAACTCAACCGTGTTGCGCTCAAAGACGAACTTGCTCGTCAGCTCAAGCGTGCCTCCGGGCAGTGCTGTGGCTGTGGCAACGGTTGCAAGGGTTGA
- a CDS encoding PilZ domain-containing protein, giving the protein MSESANERRRFQRIAFDAPTVIAQGERQWSAALHDVSLKGLLIKTPRDWNGDPNQPFEALIELGDEAKVKMEVVLTRTQPQSLGFVCRHIDLDSISHLRRLVELNLGDEQLLERELAALGEDD; this is encoded by the coding sequence ATGAGTGAATCAGCCAACGAGCGTCGGCGCTTTCAGCGCATCGCCTTCGACGCCCCCACCGTCATCGCTCAAGGTGAGCGGCAATGGTCGGCAGCTCTGCACGATGTTTCACTCAAGGGCCTGCTGATCAAGACCCCGCGTGACTGGAACGGTGACCCGAACCAGCCCTTCGAAGCCCTTATCGAACTGGGAGACGAAGCCAAGGTAAAGATGGAAGTGGTGCTGACGCGCACCCAGCCGCAGTCCCTCGGCTTCGTCTGCCGCCATATCGATCTGGACTCCATCAGCCACCTACGCCGCCTGGTCGAGCTCAACCTTGGCGATGAACAGCTTCTGGAACGCGAACTGGCAGCGCTGGGCGAAGACGACTAG
- a CDS encoding DUF3015 domain-containing protein: protein MSKRLLGKGLVFGLLSMASVGAFADAAGGNGCGWGNMLFEGQRGIAPHFLATTTNGTFGNATFGMTSGTNGCDTSGALGYNGRSMLAMNGMLDSIAEDMAIGQGEALDAYATLLGVEAKDRAHFAKVTHDNFGSIFSQADATSEQVLAATLDVMSRDAQLARYVKQPA from the coding sequence ATGAGCAAGCGACTGCTAGGCAAAGGTTTGGTCTTCGGCCTGTTGAGCATGGCCAGTGTTGGCGCATTTGCCGACGCTGCGGGTGGCAATGGCTGCGGCTGGGGCAACATGTTGTTCGAAGGGCAGCGCGGCATAGCCCCGCATTTTCTGGCCACCACCACCAACGGCACCTTCGGTAATGCCACCTTCGGTATGACCTCAGGCACCAATGGTTGCGATACCAGTGGCGCGCTGGGCTACAACGGCCGCTCCATGCTGGCGATGAACGGTATGCTCGATTCCATCGCCGAAGACATGGCCATCGGCCAGGGTGAAGCGCTGGACGCCTACGCCACCTTGCTGGGTGTTGAGGCCAAGGATCGTGCGCACTTCGCCAAGGTCACCCACGACAACTTCGGCAGCATCTTCAGCCAAGCCGACGCCACCAGCGAGCAGGTGCTGGCCGCTACCCTCGATGTGATGAGTCGTGATGCGCAACTGGCGCGCTATGTGAAACAACCGGCCTGA
- the radA gene encoding DNA repair protein RadA produces MAKAKRMYGCTECGATFPKWAGQCGECGAWNTLVETVVEGATPSGRTGWAGDKANIKTLAEVSVEEIPRFSTASGELDRVLGGGLVDGSVVLIGGDPGIGKSTILLQTLCNIAQRFPALYVTGEESQQQVAMRARRLDLPQDKLKVMTETCIETIIATARQEKPKVMVIDSIQTIFTEQLQSAPGGVAQVRESAALLVRFAKQSGTAIFLVGHVTKEGALAGPRVLEHMVDTVLYFEGESDGRLRLLRAVKNRFGAVNELGVFGMTDKGLKEVSNPSAIFLTRAQEAVPGSVVMATWEGSRPMLVEVQALVDTSHLGNPRRVTLGLDQNRLAMLLAVLHRHGGIPTYDQDVFLNVVGGVKVLETASDLALMAAVISSLRNRPLQHDLLVFGEIGLSGEIRPVPSGQERLKEAAKHGFKRAIVPKGNAPKEAPPGLQIVAVTRLEQALDALFE; encoded by the coding sequence ATGGCCAAGGCAAAACGCATGTACGGCTGCACCGAGTGTGGCGCCACCTTTCCCAAGTGGGCCGGGCAGTGTGGCGAGTGCGGCGCCTGGAATACCCTGGTGGAAACCGTGGTCGAGGGCGCTACGCCCAGCGGTCGCACAGGCTGGGCCGGCGACAAGGCCAATATCAAGACCCTGGCTGAAGTCAGTGTCGAGGAAATTCCGCGTTTTTCCACCGCTTCCGGCGAGCTCGATCGTGTACTTGGCGGCGGCCTAGTCGATGGCTCGGTGGTGCTGATCGGTGGTGACCCAGGCATCGGCAAGTCGACCATCCTGCTGCAGACCCTGTGCAACATCGCACAGCGCTTCCCGGCCTTGTACGTTACTGGCGAGGAGTCGCAGCAGCAGGTGGCGATGCGTGCACGGCGGCTGGACCTGCCGCAGGACAAGCTCAAGGTCATGACCGAGACCTGCATCGAGACGATCATCGCCACCGCGCGCCAGGAAAAACCCAAGGTGATGGTGATCGACTCGATCCAGACCATCTTCACCGAGCAGTTGCAGTCGGCGCCAGGCGGTGTCGCCCAGGTGCGCGAGAGTGCGGCGCTGCTGGTGCGTTTCGCCAAGCAGAGTGGTACGGCGATCTTTCTCGTCGGCCACGTGACCAAGGAAGGCGCGCTGGCCGGTCCGCGCGTGCTAGAGCACATGGTCGATACCGTGCTGTATTTCGAGGGTGAGTCCGACGGTCGTCTGCGCCTGCTGCGAGCAGTGAAGAACCGTTTCGGCGCGGTCAACGAGCTGGGTGTGTTTGGCATGACCGACAAGGGCTTGAAGGAAGTCTCCAACCCCTCGGCGATCTTCCTCACTCGCGCTCAGGAGGCAGTGCCCGGCAGTGTGGTAATGGCCACCTGGGAAGGCTCGCGACCGATGCTGGTGGAGGTGCAGGCGCTGGTCGACACCAGTCATCTGGGCAACCCCCGCCGCGTCACCCTGGGCCTCGATCAGAACCGTCTGGCCATGCTCCTGGCGGTGCTGCATCGCCATGGCGGCATCCCGACCTACGACCAGGACGTGTTTCTCAACGTGGTTGGTGGGGTCAAGGTGCTGGAAACGGCGTCTGACCTGGCGTTGATGGCGGCGGTGATCTCCAGCTTGCGCAACCGGCCTTTGCAGCACGACCTGCTGGTGTTCGGCGAGATCGGCCTGTCTGGCGAGATCCGCCCGGTGCCGAGTGGTCAGGAACGCCTGAAAGAGGCGGCCAAGCACGGCTTCAAACGTGCCATCGTGCCCAAAGGCAACGCGCCCAAGGAGGCGCCGCCTGGGCTGCAGATCGTTGCTGTCACGCGATTGGAACAGGCGCTGGATGCGCTATTCGAATAA